A genomic window from Candidatus Nitrosoglobus terrae includes:
- a CDS encoding c-type cytochrome has product MQQPKQWIAAMASLILLLTACGSDETPQAGKTLTIAKSPTGFIPSSPQRSGDPKTGYDALINKAYVTCGIPYSAYKKSGLYHPPKYTLAGRNKLNTQLPYYQTYYQKENVDLVVNNCLFCHASPFNDQLIIGLGNESLDLTQDFAANVESIGVYVEGEQETAEWRRWADRVSAISPYIRTDTIGVNSAVNMTWALFAHRDPKTLNWSNKPLIDPPSKKPLPVSVPPWWRMQKVNAMFYSASGRGDHARLEILASTLCTDTVEEAQSIDSYAPDIRAYIASIAPPVYPFSINQELASQGKQVFDNYCARCHGTYGNNGHYPNLVIPFKEIGTDPEYITAALGKQLKQFGSWLAQSFYGEHSHLEWVPGYLAPPLDGIWATAPYLHNGSIPTIEALLNSAARPQYWTRNFDNSKDYNEQTLGWNYTKLAYGKADTSDPEQRKRLYDTTLQGYSNSGHTFGDGLTTEERQQILEYLKTL; this is encoded by the coding sequence ATGCAGCAGCCTAAACAATGGATAGCGGCCATGGCCAGTCTTATTCTTTTATTAACTGCCTGCGGATCAGATGAAACACCTCAAGCAGGTAAAACGCTAACAATAGCGAAATCTCCAACTGGATTTATCCCTAGCAGCCCTCAGCGATCCGGAGACCCTAAAACTGGTTATGATGCACTCATTAACAAGGCCTACGTAACCTGTGGCATACCTTACTCTGCTTATAAGAAAAGTGGGCTTTACCATCCCCCTAAATACACGCTAGCTGGAAGAAATAAGCTAAATACTCAATTACCCTACTATCAAACGTATTACCAAAAAGAGAACGTTGATCTGGTTGTCAATAATTGCTTATTTTGTCACGCTAGCCCCTTTAATGATCAGTTAATTATCGGCCTTGGCAATGAATCTTTGGATCTTACCCAAGACTTTGCAGCGAACGTGGAAAGCATAGGGGTTTATGTGGAAGGAGAACAAGAAACAGCTGAATGGCGTAGATGGGCCGATCGGGTGAGCGCCATTAGCCCTTATATTAGAACAGATACTATAGGGGTCAACTCGGCCGTTAACATGACTTGGGCGCTCTTTGCCCATCGAGATCCAAAAACACTGAATTGGTCTAACAAACCGCTTATAGATCCTCCCTCTAAAAAACCTCTACCTGTAAGCGTGCCCCCTTGGTGGCGAATGCAAAAAGTAAACGCTATGTTTTACTCAGCTTCTGGTCGCGGTGATCATGCTCGGCTTGAAATCTTGGCTTCTACGCTTTGTACGGACACCGTAGAGGAGGCGCAATCCATTGACTCTTACGCGCCCGATATTCGCGCTTATATTGCCTCTATAGCACCCCCCGTCTATCCATTTTCTATTAACCAAGAACTTGCTAGCCAAGGTAAGCAGGTATTTGACAACTATTGCGCCCGTTGCCATGGCACTTATGGTAATAACGGGCATTATCCCAATTTAGTTATTCCATTTAAGGAGATTGGTACTGATCCTGAGTACATCACCGCAGCATTAGGAAAACAACTCAAACAATTTGGCTCTTGGTTGGCACAATCTTTTTATGGGGAACACTCACACTTAGAATGGGTTCCAGGCTATCTAGCACCTCCCTTAGACGGTATCTGGGCAACTGCACCTTACCTGCATAACGGCTCTATTCCTACGATTGAAGCGCTGTTAAATAGTGCAGCGCGGCCTCAGTACTGGACTCGTAATTTTGACAATTCTAAAGACTATAACGAACAAACCTTAGGTTGGAATTACACTAAGCTAGCCTATGGTAAAGCTGACACCTCTGATCCAGAACAACGTAAACGCCTCTATGACACAACATTACAAGGGTACTCTAATAGCGGTCATACTTTTGGAGATGGTTTGACTACAGAAGAGAGGCAACAAATCCTAGAATATTTGAAAACCTTATAG
- a CDS encoding lipocalin-like domain-containing protein, which produces MRPRKTMITGLLVITAIGIGSALWLQKDKPNLKLQADFPLMGLLKTSAEAFTQVEAPWQFSFPRDHSAHPHYQTESWYFTGSLDSKQGKRFGFQLSFFRVGLKPPKTAHRPSLWDTREVYRGHFSLTDINQSHFQVSERFSRSALKLSGSSLYPPKIWLENWYFQALEGENSNSFHLQATAHNMRIDLTLHNLKPPFLSGQDPAKQRSTFYAYQLPRLRAQGKVQINQNTYPVEGLAWLDHAWGAIPIPTGPVVWDRFLLQLEDGRDLLGFRLRRRDGSGVPINSGFLIDQNGKIQILDRDNFTIEVLNYWQSPSSKINYPSRWQLRVPDQGLDLSLIPYVNNQELNLTLRYWGGIVKATGKDYGETVEGQGYIELIGYDP; this is translated from the coding sequence ATGCGTCCAAGAAAAACTATGATCACGGGGCTACTGGTGATCACGGCCATAGGAATTGGCAGCGCTCTCTGGCTACAGAAAGACAAGCCTAACTTAAAACTACAAGCTGATTTCCCCCTTATGGGGCTACTAAAAACGAGCGCAGAGGCATTTACTCAGGTAGAGGCTCCTTGGCAATTTTCCTTCCCCAGAGATCATAGTGCCCACCCTCATTATCAAACTGAATCATGGTATTTCACCGGTAGCTTAGACTCAAAACAGGGAAAACGCTTTGGTTTTCAGCTCAGTTTTTTTCGTGTTGGCCTCAAACCTCCAAAAACTGCCCATCGGCCTTCTTTATGGGACACTAGAGAAGTATATCGCGGGCATTTCTCCTTAACTGATATTAATCAAAGTCATTTCCAAGTCTCTGAACGCTTTAGTCGATCAGCCCTAAAACTCAGTGGATCCTCTCTATATCCGCCCAAAATATGGCTGGAAAACTGGTATTTCCAAGCGTTAGAGGGAGAAAATTCCAACAGCTTTCATCTACAGGCAACCGCTCACAATATGCGTATTGATCTTACGCTACATAACCTTAAACCTCCGTTTCTCTCCGGTCAGGATCCGGCTAAACAGAGAAGTACTTTTTATGCCTACCAGCTCCCCCGCTTACGTGCCCAAGGAAAAGTCCAAATTAATCAAAACACTTATCCAGTGGAAGGTCTAGCTTGGCTGGATCACGCCTGGGGGGCAATACCCATACCTACTGGACCTGTAGTTTGGGATCGTTTCCTGTTACAGCTTGAAGATGGCCGAGATTTACTGGGTTTTCGACTTCGTCGACGAGATGGTAGTGGCGTTCCTATCAATAGTGGCTTTCTCATAGATCAGAACGGTAAAATCCAGATCTTGGATCGGGATAATTTTACTATCGAAGTACTAAACTACTGGCAAAGTCCTAGCAGTAAAATTAACTACCCTTCCCGCTGGCAACTTAGAGTACCTGATCAAGGGCTTGATTTGAGCTTAATTCCTTATGTAAACAATCAGGAACTTAACCTTACGCTTCGTTACTGGGGAGGAATAGTAAAAGCTACTGGTAAAGACTATGGAGAAACAGTAGAGGGGCAAGGCTATATCGAGCTAATCGGTTATGACCCATGA
- a CDS encoding MBL fold metallo-hydrolase, whose product MKPNIQAFFDPNTSAISYIICEPNNNCAIIDPILDYDPAIARTSTIIVNRMIDYIDKNNLSVEWILETHAHSDHLSAAGYLKKQLGGRTGIGNCIIQVQKRFNQLFNLGAGFKTDGSQFDHLFADEEHFQIGSLEAQVLHTPGHTPACVTYVIANVAFVGDTLLMPDYGTARADFPGGSAEAMYNSIQRIYKLPEETRLFTGHDYLLSGRQPRWESTVAEQKACNLLINSRISKETFIQKRTERDRISSPPPLILHSLQINIQGGELPLPEDNGISYLKLPLNQL is encoded by the coding sequence ATGAAACCCAATATACAGGCTTTTTTCGATCCCAACACCTCCGCTATTTCTTATATCATCTGCGAACCTAATAATAATTGCGCTATTATTGATCCTATTCTTGACTATGATCCAGCAATAGCTAGAACAAGCACAATAATAGTTAATCGAATGATTGACTATATTGATAAAAATAATTTAAGTGTTGAGTGGATTCTTGAAACTCATGCTCATTCTGATCATCTAAGCGCTGCCGGCTATTTAAAAAAACAACTAGGAGGCCGCACTGGTATTGGTAATTGCATTATTCAAGTTCAGAAAAGATTTAATCAATTATTCAACTTAGGCGCAGGGTTTAAAACAGATGGATCTCAATTTGATCACCTTTTTGCTGATGAAGAGCATTTCCAAATTGGCTCTCTTGAAGCTCAGGTCCTCCACACCCCAGGACATACCCCAGCTTGTGTTACCTACGTTATAGCCAATGTAGCTTTTGTTGGAGACACCTTACTGATGCCAGATTATGGCACCGCTAGGGCAGATTTTCCTGGCGGGAGCGCAGAAGCAATGTATAATTCAATTCAGCGTATTTACAAACTCCCAGAAGAGACTCGGCTATTTACCGGCCATGACTACCTGCTTAGTGGACGGCAACCTCGATGGGAAAGTACGGTAGCTGAGCAAAAAGCTTGCAATCTCTTAATTAATAGCCGAATAAGCAAGGAAACATTTATTCAAAAAAGGACGGAAAGAGATCGTATATCGTCTCCACCGCCGTTAATTTTGCACTCACTACAAATTAATATTCAAGGCGGAGAATTACCCCTACCAGAAGATAACGGTATCTCTTATCTTAAATTACCCCTAAATCAACTTTGA
- the tal gene encoding transaldolase: MLKLLEFGQSYWIDDLTRSMIKNGELKQRVEKQGLRGVTSNPSIFNKAITGSHDYDDQIYPLIQEGRSPTEIYEALVTTDVHDACTLLQPLYDKVSGQDGFISLEVSPHLAHDTQGSIKEARRLWQEVSRPNLLIKIPGTAEGIPAIEELLFEGISINVTLLFSVERYEAVAQAYLRALERRIESGRSVNNITSVASFFISRIDVLVDQLLDQRISHEKESALIAKLKSLQGKMAIANAKLAYQSFQSIIQSDRWKKLQAKGAQAQRMLWASTSTKNPNYRDVMYVEPLIGPHTINTMPEETIAAFADHGVAAETIEKDLEAAGRTIADLAQVGVDFKQVTAQLEKEGVQKFIDAYNTLLAGISNKKK; encoded by the coding sequence ATGCTAAAATTGCTTGAATTTGGACAAAGCTATTGGATTGATGATCTTACGCGTAGCATGATTAAAAATGGAGAACTGAAGCAGCGTGTTGAAAAACAAGGCTTACGAGGAGTAACTTCTAACCCCAGTATTTTTAATAAGGCAATTACAGGTAGTCATGATTATGATGATCAGATTTATCCGTTGATTCAAGAGGGTCGCTCACCTACTGAAATTTATGAGGCACTAGTGACCACTGATGTTCATGATGCCTGCACTCTTCTCCAGCCCCTTTATGATAAGGTATCGGGTCAAGATGGTTTTATTAGTCTTGAGGTGTCTCCTCATTTGGCTCACGATACTCAGGGATCTATTAAGGAAGCTCGCCGGCTTTGGCAAGAAGTTTCTCGTCCTAATTTACTGATTAAAATCCCAGGTACAGCTGAGGGTATCCCTGCTATTGAGGAATTATTATTTGAAGGTATTAGTATTAACGTTACCCTGTTGTTTTCTGTTGAACGTTATGAAGCAGTGGCTCAAGCTTACCTTAGAGCACTGGAACGGCGCATTGAGTCGGGTCGATCTGTAAATAATATTACTTCAGTAGCGAGTTTTTTTATCAGTCGAATTGATGTATTGGTTGATCAGCTGCTTGATCAGCGAATTTCCCATGAAAAAGAGAGTGCTTTGATAGCCAAACTAAAATCCCTACAAGGAAAAATGGCTATTGCAAATGCTAAGCTTGCTTACCAAAGTTTTCAATCTATTATTCAAAGCGATCGTTGGAAAAAACTACAAGCTAAGGGTGCCCAAGCGCAAAGAATGCTTTGGGCGAGTACCAGTACTAAAAATCCGAACTATCGGGATGTTATGTATGTCGAGCCTCTTATTGGTCCCCATACCATTAATACGATGCCTGAAGAAACTATTGCTGCTTTTGCTGATCATGGAGTTGCTGCTGAAACCATAGAGAAAGATTTAGAGGCGGCTGGAAGAACTATTGCAGATCTTGCGCAAGTAGGAGTTGATTTTAAGCAAGTGACGGCTCAGCTCGAAAAGGAAGGGGTTCAGAAATTTATTGATGCGTATAATACGCTTTTGGCTGGGATTAGTAATAAGAAGAAATGA